The Nitrospiria bacterium sequence TGGAATGGAAGCGGGCGGGCTCCACCGTCCACGCCGCCTCCGGCTCGATCAGGCAGAGGTCCGCGTCCGCCCCGATGCCGAGGTGGCCCTTGTTCAGACGCATCACCCGTGCGGGATGGACCGTCAGCTTCGCCACGGCCTCGTCCAGAGAAAGCACGCCCTCCTCCACCAGCCGGAGGGTCAGCGGCAGCGCCGTCTCCAGCCCGACGATGCCGAAGGGCGCCAGGTCGAACTCGCGGTTCTTCTCGTCCTCCGTGTGCGGCGCGTGGTCCGTCGCGATGACGTCCAGCGTCCCGTCCTTCAGGCCCTGGCGGATCGCGTCTCGGTCCTGGACCGTCCGGAGCGGGGGGTTCATCTTGGCGTCGGTGTTGTAGCCCCGCACCGCCTCCTCCGTTAGGCTGAAATAATGCGGACAGGTCTCGGCCGTGACCCGCGCGCCGCGGCTCTTCGCTTCGCGGATCAGCCGGACCGATCCCGCGGTGCTGACATGCGCGAGATGAAGCCTTGCCCCGGTCAGCTCGGCCAGGATCAGGTTTCGCGCCACCATCACTTCCTCGGCGGCGGCCGGGATGCCCCGGAGCCCCAGCTCCATCGAGACGACCCCTTCGTTCATCACGCCGCCGTCCATCAGGTGCTCGTCCTCGCAATGGTCGATCACCGGCAGGTCGAAGGCCAGGGCATACTCCATCGCCCGCCGCATCACCCCGCTGTTCATCACCGGTTTTCCGTCGTCGGTGATCGCGACGCAGCCGGCC is a genomic window containing:
- a CDS encoding dihydroorotase; the protein is MNLLIRNGRLLDPAHRRDEVTDVLIENGKVARIGRTLKAEGPKSDIQVIDGTDRWVVPGLVDVHVHLREPGFEYKETIKTGTEAAAAGGFTSVCCMPNTQPVNDNQAVTRLIREKARQEGRVHVFPIGAVTKDSKGEELAEIGELAEAGCVAITDDGKPVMNSGVMRRAMEYALAFDLPVIDHCEDEHLMDGGVMNEGVVSMELGLRGIPAAAEEVMVARNLILAELTGARLHLAHVSTAGSVRLIREAKSRGARVTAETCPHYFSLTEEAVRGYNTDAKMNPPLRTVQDRDAIRQGLKDGTLDVIATDHAPHTEDEKNREFDLAPFGIVGLETALPLTLRLVEEGVLSLDEAVAKLTVHPARVMRLNKGHLGIGADADLCLIEPEAAWTVEPARFHSKSRNTPFAGWRMKGLVAMTIVEGRVVYSTEEIRAV